From Megalobrama amblycephala isolate DHTTF-2021 linkage group LG8, ASM1881202v1, whole genome shotgun sequence, the proteins below share one genomic window:
- the arhgef25b gene encoding rho guanine nucleotide exchange factor 25 isoform X3 — MKGHRAPRVCGCVRLCQKVLARCDCCFRQQESYTLTELGDVSLPTDTPSPSASIDDLSPISPSNNQPPSSRRPSTTSTRSLKALKRWLSSPVRRLSLGGGGKGQSSKVIQSPDGSGYMFLPHSPAQSPLSSTEKSKKLPHSYRSLNCGELSGPTSPDSPYYPRYLNDLLQRHQSCDVHSGRWEGDASLTDETLVQSLSLEDEEQERRTALEKSIYVLAELVETEKLYVEDLGLVVEGYMATMKSVGVPEYLAGKDKIVFGNIHQIYDWHKDYFLGELEKCVSEPDLLAQLFIKHERRLNMYVVYCQNKPKSEHIVSEYIETYFEELRQQLGHRLQLNDLLIKPVQRIMKYQLLLKDFLKYYTKAGRQTEDLERAVQVMCFVPKRCNDMMNVGRLQGFEGQLRAQGKLLQQDTFTLIENENSILSRPKERRVFLFEQLVILSEPIDRKKGFSLPGYIYKNSIKISCLGIEDHCPDDPCRLVLTSRNVDGSMHRFILRASTPEIRISWANDIIQMLETQRNFLNALQSPIEFQRKEIKSLSLGMNMTTSPSLNSDLRPYSSASINRQGLPCLRSWNSSQPSMPQ, encoded by the exons ATGAAGGGGCATCGTGCTCCACGGGTGTGTGGCTGTGTACGCCTCTGTCAGAAAGTTTTGGCCAGGTGTGATTGCTGCTTCAGACAGCAAG AGTCTTACACGTTGACAGAGCTTGGTGATGTCTCCTTGCCTACCGATACACCTTCGCCCTCTGCCTCCATTGATGACCTCTCTCCAATCTCACCCAGCAATAATCAGCCTCCTTCCTCTAGACGGCCATCTACCACATCTACCCGCTCTCTCAAGGCCCTCAAAAGATGGTTGAGCAGCCCAGTTCGAAGGCTGAGTCTGGGAGGAGGTGGCAAGGGTCAGAGCTCAAAGGTCATTCAGAGCCCAGATGGGTCAGGCTATATGTTTCTACCTCACTCACCTGCTCAAAGCCCATTGAGCTCAACAGAGAAGTCCAAAAAACTGCCTCACTCCTACAGATCTCTG AACTGTGGTGAACTTTCAGGGCCAACATCTCCTGACAGTCCCTATTACCCAAGATACCTAAATGATCTCTTGCAG AGGCATCAGTCTTGCGATGTGCATTCTGGGAGATGGGAGGGAGATGCCTCCTTGACTGATGAGACACTTGTACAATCGCTGAGCCTAGAGGATGAAGAGCAGGAGAGAAGAACTGCCTTAGAGAAAAGCAT ATATGTGCTGGCAGAGCTGGTAGAGACAGAGAAGCTGTATGTGGAAGACCTGGGGCTTGTAGTGGAG GGTTATATGGCTACAATGAAAAGTGTTGGGGTGCCTGAGTATTTGGCAGGAAAGGATAAAATAGTGTTTGGGAACATTCATCAGATCTATGACTGGCACAAAGA CTATTTTCTTGGAGAGTTGGAGAAATGTGTGTCTGAACCTGACCTGCTGGCACAACTGTTTATTAAACAT GAGAGACGGCTCAACATGTATGTGGTCTACTGTCAGAACAAGCCAAAGTCAGAGCATATTGTCTCAGAGTACATCGAAACCTATTTTGAG gAACTGAGACAACAGCTGGGTCACAGACTGCAGTTAAATGACCTGCTCATCAAACCTGTTCAGAGAATCATGAAATATCAGCTGCTGCTGAAG GATTTCTTGAAGTACTACACTAAAGCAGGCAGACAAACAGAAGATCTTGAG AGGGCAGTGCAGGTGATGTGTTTTGTTCCAAAGCGATGTAACGACATGATGAATGTTGGAAGACTACAGggttttgag GGTCAGCTGAGGGCACAAGGGAAACTCTTGCAACAGGACACCTTCACGCTCATTGAAAATGAGAACAGCATCCTCTCCCGTCCCAAGGAGAGACGGGTGTTCCTCTTTGAGCAGCTTGTCATCCTCAGCGAGCCAATTGACCGCAAGAAAGGCTTTTCCCTGCCAGGATACATCTATAAAAACAGCATCAAG ATTAGTTGTTTGGGCATTGAGGATCATTGCCCAGATGACCCATGTCGGTTGGTGTTGACGTCTCGTAATGTAGATGGAAGCATGCACCGATTCATTCTTCGTGCATCAACTCCAGAAATCAGAATATCCTGGGCAAATGACATCATACAGATGCTGGAGACACAGCGCAACTTCTTAAACG CTCTGCAGTCTCCTATTGAATTCCagagaaaagaaattaaatccCTCAGCCTGGGAATGAACATGACAACATCACCCTCGctgaactctgacctgcgacCCTATAGCTCTGCCTCAATAAACCGCCAGGGTCTGCCCTGCCTGCGCTCCTGGAATTCTTCACAACCTTCCATGCCTCAGTGA
- the arhgef25b gene encoding rho guanine nucleotide exchange factor 25 isoform X2 has protein sequence MKSLANLQGNAEQLLISLSNTIPSLALSNQHWIQESNEGCTLLEDSRSCSKKGAELETAEQSWNSRPKRIPEGKESYTLTELGDVSLPTDTPSPSASIDDLSPISPSNNQPPSSRRPSTTSTRSLKALKRWLSSPVRRLSLGGGGKGQSSKNCGELSGPTSPDSPYYPRYLNDLLQRHQSCDVHSGRWEGDASLTDETLVQSLSLEDEEQERRTALEKSIYVLAELVETEKLYVEDLGLVVEGYMATMKSVGVPEYLAGKDKIVFGNIHQIYDWHKDYFLGELEKCVSEPDLLAQLFIKHERRLNMYVVYCQNKPKSEHIVSEYIETYFEELRQQLGHRLQLNDLLIKPVQRIMKYQLLLKDFLKYYTKAGRQTEDLERAVQVMCFVPKRCNDMMNVGRLQGFEGQLRAQGKLLQQDTFTLIENENSILSRPKERRVFLFEQLVILSEPIDRKKGFSLPGYIYKNSIKISCLGIEDHCPDDPCRLVLTSRNVDGSMHRFILRASTPEIRISWANDIIQMLETQRNFLNALQSPIEFQRKEIKSLSLGMNMTTSPSLNSDLRPYSSASINRQGLPCLRSWNSSQPSMPQ, from the exons ATGAAGAGTTTGGCCAACCTTCAGGGAAACGCAGAGCAACTGCTGATATCTTTATCAAACACTATCCCATCCTTGGCCCTGAGTAACCAGCACTGG ATCCAAGAAAGCAATGAAGGGTGTACTTTACTGGAAGACAGCCGGAGTTGTTCAAAGAAAGGCGCAGAATTGGAAACTGCAGAACAAAGCTGGAACTCAAGACCCAAACGCATACCTGAGGGCAAAG AGTCTTACACGTTGACAGAGCTTGGTGATGTCTCCTTGCCTACCGATACACCTTCGCCCTCTGCCTCCATTGATGACCTCTCTCCAATCTCACCCAGCAATAATCAGCCTCCTTCCTCTAGACGGCCATCTACCACATCTACCCGCTCTCTCAAGGCCCTCAAAAGATGGTTGAGCAGCCCAGTTCGAAGGCTGAGTCTGGGAGGAGGTGGCAAGGGTCAGAGCTCAAAG AACTGTGGTGAACTTTCAGGGCCAACATCTCCTGACAGTCCCTATTACCCAAGATACCTAAATGATCTCTTGCAG AGGCATCAGTCTTGCGATGTGCATTCTGGGAGATGGGAGGGAGATGCCTCCTTGACTGATGAGACACTTGTACAATCGCTGAGCCTAGAGGATGAAGAGCAGGAGAGAAGAACTGCCTTAGAGAAAAGCAT ATATGTGCTGGCAGAGCTGGTAGAGACAGAGAAGCTGTATGTGGAAGACCTGGGGCTTGTAGTGGAG GGTTATATGGCTACAATGAAAAGTGTTGGGGTGCCTGAGTATTTGGCAGGAAAGGATAAAATAGTGTTTGGGAACATTCATCAGATCTATGACTGGCACAAAGA CTATTTTCTTGGAGAGTTGGAGAAATGTGTGTCTGAACCTGACCTGCTGGCACAACTGTTTATTAAACAT GAGAGACGGCTCAACATGTATGTGGTCTACTGTCAGAACAAGCCAAAGTCAGAGCATATTGTCTCAGAGTACATCGAAACCTATTTTGAG gAACTGAGACAACAGCTGGGTCACAGACTGCAGTTAAATGACCTGCTCATCAAACCTGTTCAGAGAATCATGAAATATCAGCTGCTGCTGAAG GATTTCTTGAAGTACTACACTAAAGCAGGCAGACAAACAGAAGATCTTGAG AGGGCAGTGCAGGTGATGTGTTTTGTTCCAAAGCGATGTAACGACATGATGAATGTTGGAAGACTACAGggttttgag GGTCAGCTGAGGGCACAAGGGAAACTCTTGCAACAGGACACCTTCACGCTCATTGAAAATGAGAACAGCATCCTCTCCCGTCCCAAGGAGAGACGGGTGTTCCTCTTTGAGCAGCTTGTCATCCTCAGCGAGCCAATTGACCGCAAGAAAGGCTTTTCCCTGCCAGGATACATCTATAAAAACAGCATCAAG ATTAGTTGTTTGGGCATTGAGGATCATTGCCCAGATGACCCATGTCGGTTGGTGTTGACGTCTCGTAATGTAGATGGAAGCATGCACCGATTCATTCTTCGTGCATCAACTCCAGAAATCAGAATATCCTGGGCAAATGACATCATACAGATGCTGGAGACACAGCGCAACTTCTTAAACG CTCTGCAGTCTCCTATTGAATTCCagagaaaagaaattaaatccCTCAGCCTGGGAATGAACATGACAACATCACCCTCGctgaactctgacctgcgacCCTATAGCTCTGCCTCAATAAACCGCCAGGGTCTGCCCTGCCTGCGCTCCTGGAATTCTTCACAACCTTCCATGCCTCAGTGA
- the arhgef25b gene encoding rho guanine nucleotide exchange factor 25 isoform X1 → MKSLANLQGNAEQLLISLSNTIPSLALSNQHWIQESNEGCTLLEDSRSCSKKGAELETAEQSWNSRPKRIPEGKESYTLTELGDVSLPTDTPSPSASIDDLSPISPSNNQPPSSRRPSTTSTRSLKALKRWLSSPVRRLSLGGGGKGQSSKVIQSPDGSGYMFLPHSPAQSPLSSTEKSKKLPHSYRSLNCGELSGPTSPDSPYYPRYLNDLLQRHQSCDVHSGRWEGDASLTDETLVQSLSLEDEEQERRTALEKSIYVLAELVETEKLYVEDLGLVVEGYMATMKSVGVPEYLAGKDKIVFGNIHQIYDWHKDYFLGELEKCVSEPDLLAQLFIKHERRLNMYVVYCQNKPKSEHIVSEYIETYFEELRQQLGHRLQLNDLLIKPVQRIMKYQLLLKDFLKYYTKAGRQTEDLERAVQVMCFVPKRCNDMMNVGRLQGFEGQLRAQGKLLQQDTFTLIENENSILSRPKERRVFLFEQLVILSEPIDRKKGFSLPGYIYKNSIKISCLGIEDHCPDDPCRLVLTSRNVDGSMHRFILRASTPEIRISWANDIIQMLETQRNFLNALQSPIEFQRKEIKSLSLGMNMTTSPSLNSDLRPYSSASINRQGLPCLRSWNSSQPSMPQ, encoded by the exons ATGAAGAGTTTGGCCAACCTTCAGGGAAACGCAGAGCAACTGCTGATATCTTTATCAAACACTATCCCATCCTTGGCCCTGAGTAACCAGCACTGG ATCCAAGAAAGCAATGAAGGGTGTACTTTACTGGAAGACAGCCGGAGTTGTTCAAAGAAAGGCGCAGAATTGGAAACTGCAGAACAAAGCTGGAACTCAAGACCCAAACGCATACCTGAGGGCAAAG AGTCTTACACGTTGACAGAGCTTGGTGATGTCTCCTTGCCTACCGATACACCTTCGCCCTCTGCCTCCATTGATGACCTCTCTCCAATCTCACCCAGCAATAATCAGCCTCCTTCCTCTAGACGGCCATCTACCACATCTACCCGCTCTCTCAAGGCCCTCAAAAGATGGTTGAGCAGCCCAGTTCGAAGGCTGAGTCTGGGAGGAGGTGGCAAGGGTCAGAGCTCAAAGGTCATTCAGAGCCCAGATGGGTCAGGCTATATGTTTCTACCTCACTCACCTGCTCAAAGCCCATTGAGCTCAACAGAGAAGTCCAAAAAACTGCCTCACTCCTACAGATCTCTG AACTGTGGTGAACTTTCAGGGCCAACATCTCCTGACAGTCCCTATTACCCAAGATACCTAAATGATCTCTTGCAG AGGCATCAGTCTTGCGATGTGCATTCTGGGAGATGGGAGGGAGATGCCTCCTTGACTGATGAGACACTTGTACAATCGCTGAGCCTAGAGGATGAAGAGCAGGAGAGAAGAACTGCCTTAGAGAAAAGCAT ATATGTGCTGGCAGAGCTGGTAGAGACAGAGAAGCTGTATGTGGAAGACCTGGGGCTTGTAGTGGAG GGTTATATGGCTACAATGAAAAGTGTTGGGGTGCCTGAGTATTTGGCAGGAAAGGATAAAATAGTGTTTGGGAACATTCATCAGATCTATGACTGGCACAAAGA CTATTTTCTTGGAGAGTTGGAGAAATGTGTGTCTGAACCTGACCTGCTGGCACAACTGTTTATTAAACAT GAGAGACGGCTCAACATGTATGTGGTCTACTGTCAGAACAAGCCAAAGTCAGAGCATATTGTCTCAGAGTACATCGAAACCTATTTTGAG gAACTGAGACAACAGCTGGGTCACAGACTGCAGTTAAATGACCTGCTCATCAAACCTGTTCAGAGAATCATGAAATATCAGCTGCTGCTGAAG GATTTCTTGAAGTACTACACTAAAGCAGGCAGACAAACAGAAGATCTTGAG AGGGCAGTGCAGGTGATGTGTTTTGTTCCAAAGCGATGTAACGACATGATGAATGTTGGAAGACTACAGggttttgag GGTCAGCTGAGGGCACAAGGGAAACTCTTGCAACAGGACACCTTCACGCTCATTGAAAATGAGAACAGCATCCTCTCCCGTCCCAAGGAGAGACGGGTGTTCCTCTTTGAGCAGCTTGTCATCCTCAGCGAGCCAATTGACCGCAAGAAAGGCTTTTCCCTGCCAGGATACATCTATAAAAACAGCATCAAG ATTAGTTGTTTGGGCATTGAGGATCATTGCCCAGATGACCCATGTCGGTTGGTGTTGACGTCTCGTAATGTAGATGGAAGCATGCACCGATTCATTCTTCGTGCATCAACTCCAGAAATCAGAATATCCTGGGCAAATGACATCATACAGATGCTGGAGACACAGCGCAACTTCTTAAACG CTCTGCAGTCTCCTATTGAATTCCagagaaaagaaattaaatccCTCAGCCTGGGAATGAACATGACAACATCACCCTCGctgaactctgacctgcgacCCTATAGCTCTGCCTCAATAAACCGCCAGGGTCTGCCCTGCCTGCGCTCCTGGAATTCTTCACAACCTTCCATGCCTCAGTGA